A window from Dromaius novaehollandiae isolate bDroNov1 chromosome 1, bDroNov1.hap1, whole genome shotgun sequence encodes these proteins:
- the NR0B1 gene encoding nuclear receptor subfamily 0 group B member 1 — MACVERCRCCADSRRHSSILYNILKSEEQAASERRQPPPPPPGQGPGPRRGQPGRGCSCGSQRRVALKSPQVACKAASAVLVKTLRFVQNVPCFQELPLDEQLVLVRSCWAPLLVLGLAQDRVHFETVESAEPSMLQRILTNRRHGEQHSPRGPAPARQHHGPGGGPHLPSAGEIQAIKGFLAKCWSLDISTKEYAYLKGTVLFNPDLPGLQCTQYIEGLQREAQQALNEHVRLIHRGYEARFAKLNVVLSLLRSINANVIAELFFRPIIGAVNMDDMLLEMLCAKL, encoded by the exons ATGGCGTGCGTGGAGCGCTGCCGGTGCTGCGCGGACAGCAGGCGGCACAGCAGCATCCTCTACAACATCCTCAAgagcgaggagcaggcggcgtCGGAGAGGCGGcagccgccgccaccgccgccggggcaggggccggggccgcggcgggggcagccgggccgcggctgcTCGTGCGGCTCGCAGCGGCGGGTGGCCCTGAAGAGCCCGCAGGTGGCATGCAAGGCGGCCTCAGCCGTGCTGGTGAAGACGCTGCGCTTCGTCCAGAACGTGCCCTGCTTCCAGGAGTTGCCCCTGGACGAGCAGCTGGTGCTGGTGCGCAGCTGCTGGGCGCCCCTGCTGGTGCTGGGGCTGGCGCAGGACCGGGTGCACTTCGAGACCGTGGAGAGCGCGGAGCCCAGCATGCTGCAGAGGATCCTCACTAACCGGCGGCACGGCGAGCAGCActcgccgcggggcccggcgccggcgcGCCAGCACCACGGCCCTGGCGGCGGCCCGCACCTGCCCTCGGCCGGCGAGATTCAGGCCATCAAGGGCTTCCTGGCCAAGTGCTGGAGCCTGGATATCAGCACCAAAGAGTACGCTTACCTCAAGGGGACGGTGCTCTTCAACCCGG atctaCCCGGACTGCAGTGTACACAGTATATTGAAGGACTGCAGAGGGAAGCACAACAAGCTCTAAATGAACATGTCAGACTCATTCACAGAGGTTATGAAGCCAGATTTGCCAAGCTGAATGTTGTTCTATCCTTGTTAAGATCTATTAATGCTAATGTGATTGCTGAACTATTCTTTAGGCCTATCATTGGCGCAGTGAACATGGATGACATGCTTTTGGAAATGCTTTGTGCAAAATTATAA